In one Brassica oleracea var. oleracea cultivar TO1000 chromosome C9, BOL, whole genome shotgun sequence genomic region, the following are encoded:
- the LOC106316441 gene encoding LOB domain-containing protein 31, whose translation MSGSTPSGGSPCGACKFLRRKCVAECIFAPYFDAEEGTAHFAAVHKVFGASNTSKLLLMIPANRRPEAVATLSYEALARLRDPVYGCVGHIFALQHQVMSLQEELAVVKTHLTTLERFPPQPKQQNNSQAEAASSTKAPLIATADHKNNNVSSSLLHIYGMSQEQQQQQQQPQEGTEVPNESVDFSTLLGLEDPLDRDGDLNTLAREFVSKYLTDGKYRSCSPI comes from the exons ATGAGCGGAAGCACCCCTAGCGGTGGAAGTCCGTGCGGCGCATGCAAGTTTCTCCGGCGTAAATGCGTGGCGGAATGCATCTTCGCTCCCTACTTTGACGCAGAGGAAGGGACGGCTCATTTCGCGGCGGTGCACAAGGTTTTTGGGGCCAGCAACACCTCTAAGCTCCTCTTGATGATTCCAGCCAACCGGAGACCTGAAGCCGTCGCAACACTTTCTTACGAGGCTTTGGCTAGGCTTCGCGATCCCGTCTACGGATGCGTTGGTCACATCTTCGCCCTTCAACATCAG GTGATGAGTCTCCAGGAAGAGCTAGCCGTAGTCAAGACTCATCTCACAACCCTTGAACGGTTCCCTCCGCAGCCTAAACAACAAAACAATTCACAGGCAGAAGCAGCCTCTTCAACCAAAGCTCCACTCATTGCTACTGCCGATCATAAGAACAACAACGTGTCTTCCTCCTTGTTACACATTTATGGTATGTCACAAGAACAGCAGCAACAGCAACAACAACCACAGGAAGGTACTGAGGTCCCAAACGAGTCAGTGGATTTTAGCACATTATTGGGCCTGGAAGATCCGTTGGACAGGGACGGTGATCTCAACACGCTTGCCCGTGAATTTGTCTCTAAGTATTTGACCGATGGCAAATACCGATCATGTTCTCCAATATAA